The following coding sequences lie in one Micromonospora sp. R77 genomic window:
- a CDS encoding DUF2017 domain-containing protein, with translation MSMFRRHGDRYVATFAVDEVRVLRKVASEVVGLLTDGFDHTDPVVGRLFPEVYPDDSASTAEFRRYTEGDLKTAKIDQAGAILAALPDEAGGEVRLDAEAAEAWLRALNDARLAMGVRLEIKDGTDLGEELDDAVAEDPTSSRVFQLSVYAYLGYLQESLLNALID, from the coding sequence ATGAGCATGTTCCGTCGCCACGGCGACCGGTACGTCGCCACCTTCGCCGTCGACGAGGTCCGGGTGCTGCGCAAGGTCGCCTCCGAGGTGGTCGGCCTGCTCACCGACGGGTTCGACCACACCGACCCGGTGGTGGGCCGGCTCTTCCCCGAGGTCTACCCGGACGACTCGGCGAGCACCGCCGAGTTCCGCCGGTACACCGAGGGCGACCTGAAGACCGCGAAGATCGACCAGGCCGGCGCGATCCTGGCCGCCCTGCCCGACGAGGCCGGTGGGGAGGTACGCCTGGACGCGGAGGCGGCCGAGGCGTGGCTGCGGGCGCTCAACGACGCCCGGCTGGCGATGGGCGTCCGCCTGGAGATCAAGGACGGCACGGACCTGGGCGAGGAGCTCGACGACGCGGTCGCCGAGGACCCGACCTCCTCCCGGGTGTTCCAACTGTCGGTCTACGCCTATCTCGGCTATCTGCAGGAGTCCCTGCTCAACGCCCTGATCGACTGA
- a CDS encoding Mov34/MPN/PAD-1 family protein: MLSIDRSIIDAIVAHARRDHPDEACGVVAGPVGSDTPTRHIPMENSARSMTFYEFDSMEHLRVWREMDDRDEEPVVIYHSHTATEAYPSRTDVSFAGEPGAHYLLVSTREPDSEEIRSFRIVDGVVTEEPVRIVDAAVDPHAVQSYMFGQSPATVDYECSGS; the protein is encoded by the coding sequence GTGCTGAGCATCGACCGGTCGATCATCGACGCGATCGTCGCCCACGCGCGCCGCGACCACCCGGACGAGGCGTGCGGCGTGGTCGCCGGTCCCGTCGGCAGCGACACCCCGACCCGGCACATCCCGATGGAGAATTCGGCCCGCTCCATGACGTTCTACGAGTTCGACTCGATGGAGCACCTGCGGGTGTGGCGGGAGATGGACGACCGCGACGAGGAACCCGTCGTCATCTACCACTCGCACACCGCGACCGAGGCCTACCCGTCCCGGACTGACGTCTCCTTCGCCGGTGAGCCGGGCGCGCACTACCTGCTCGTCTCGACCCGTGAGCCCGACTCGGAGGAGATCCGCTCCTTCCGGATCGTCGACGGCGTGGTCACCGAGGAGCCGGTCCGCATCGTGGATGCCGCCGTGGACCCGCACGCCGTCCAGTCCTACATGTTCGGGCAGAGCCCGGCGACGGTCGACTACGAGTGTTCCGGCAGCTGA
- a CDS encoding isochorismatase family protein translates to MSNALIIVDVQNDFCEGGSLAVAGGAGVAAGISRLLAVEPQRWDHVVATKDYHVDPGAHFGDPPDYVDSWPRHCVVGTPGSEFHPDLATGRVEAIFHKGEHAAAYSGFEGHADDGEGLADWLRRRGVDRVDVVGIATDHCVRATALDAAREGFDTTVLLDLTAAVAPATLDVALRAFEGAGVGTVGEPVIRTA, encoded by the coding sequence ATGAGCAACGCGTTGATCATTGTGGACGTGCAGAACGACTTCTGCGAGGGTGGCTCCCTCGCGGTGGCCGGTGGGGCGGGGGTGGCCGCCGGCATCTCCCGGCTGCTGGCCGTCGAGCCGCAGCGGTGGGACCACGTGGTGGCGACGAAGGACTACCACGTCGACCCGGGCGCCCACTTCGGCGACCCGCCGGACTACGTCGACTCGTGGCCCCGGCACTGCGTGGTCGGCACCCCGGGCTCCGAGTTCCACCCCGACCTGGCGACCGGACGGGTGGAGGCGATCTTCCACAAGGGCGAGCACGCCGCCGCGTACTCGGGCTTCGAGGGGCACGCCGACGACGGTGAGGGCCTGGCCGACTGGTTGCGCCGGCGCGGGGTGGACCGGGTCGACGTGGTCGGCATCGCCACCGACCACTGCGTCCGGGCGACCGCGCTGGACGCCGCCCGGGAGGGCTTCGACACCACCGTGCTGCTCGACCTGACCGCCGCCGTGGCACCGGCCACGCTCGACGTGGCGCTGCGGGCGTTCGAGGGCGCCGGGGTCGGCACGGTCGGCGAGCCGGTGATCCGTACCGCATGA
- a CDS encoding FAD-dependent monooxygenase, translating into MGGSPLRILVVGAGIAGLAVARALRLAGFRPDVTEKLPPTELVDTGLYLPGNAARALRRLDLDGPVRPLGQVIHRQRFLDATGAPLCEVDLDALWAGVGECRALPRADLHRVLLTGAGGAVRHGAEVSRVEPLPAGVAVGFTDGTCAEYDLVIGADGPPAVRTLAALGGPPRPAGQVVYRAVLRHGPRVTDWTALLGQRAGFLLVPIGAGRLYCYADEAGTVPPADPLARLRELFGDYGGPVPEALAALERVHVGTTEEVELGRWFHGRVLLVGDAAHATAPTLSQGAAMALEDAVVLAESLTAAGSVEAALLAYESRRRPRTRWVRDRTRDRNRTRDVPPALRDPLLRGRGGRIFGEHYRLLVDPL; encoded by the coding sequence ATGGGTGGTTCCCCCCTGCGCATCCTCGTCGTCGGCGCGGGCATCGCCGGTCTCGCCGTGGCCCGGGCACTGCGGCTGGCGGGGTTCCGGCCGGACGTCACCGAGAAGCTGCCCCCCACCGAACTGGTCGACACCGGTCTCTACCTGCCCGGCAACGCCGCCCGGGCGCTGCGCCGGCTCGACCTGGACGGCCCGGTACGCCCCCTCGGCCAGGTGATCCACCGGCAGCGCTTCCTCGACGCCACCGGCGCGCCGCTCTGCGAGGTCGACCTCGACGCCCTCTGGGCCGGGGTCGGGGAGTGCCGCGCGCTGCCCCGCGCGGACCTGCACCGGGTGCTGCTCACCGGAGCCGGCGGCGCCGTCCGGCACGGCGCCGAGGTGAGCCGCGTCGAACCGCTGCCGGCCGGCGTCGCGGTCGGCTTCACCGACGGCACCTGCGCCGAGTACGACCTGGTCATCGGCGCCGACGGCCCGCCCGCGGTGCGTACCCTGGCCGCGCTCGGCGGCCCGCCCCGACCCGCCGGTCAGGTGGTCTACCGGGCGGTGCTGCGCCACGGCCCCCGGGTCACCGACTGGACGGCCCTGCTCGGCCAGCGGGCCGGCTTCCTGCTGGTGCCGATCGGCGCCGGCCGGCTCTACTGCTATGCCGACGAGGCCGGCACCGTCCCGCCCGCCGACCCGCTCGCCCGGCTGCGCGAACTCTTCGGCGACTACGGCGGCCCGGTCCCCGAGGCGCTCGCCGCACTGGAGCGGGTGCACGTCGGGACCACCGAGGAGGTCGAGCTGGGGCGCTGGTTCCACGGGCGGGTGCTGCTCGTCGGTGACGCGGCCCACGCCACCGCCCCCACCCTCTCCCAGGGGGCCGCCATGGCGCTGGAGGACGCCGTCGTGCTCGCCGAGTCGCTGACCGCCGCCGGCAGCGTCGAGGCCGCGCTGCTGGCGTACGAGAGTCGCCGCCGGCCGCGTACCCGATGGGTGCGGGACCGGACCCGGGACCGCAACCGGACCCGGGACGTGCCGCCGGCGCTGCGCGACCCGTTGCTGCGCGGACGCGGCGGACGGATCTTCGGCGAGCACTACCGGTTGCTCGTCGACCCGCTCTGA
- a CDS encoding cellulose binding domain-containing protein has product MKRPLRAIAAAGLLAAGSIVAVVLGGSASADTQICDQYGSTVIGNKYVVQNNRWGTTAQQCINVTSTGFSITRADGSSPTNGAPVSYPSIFAGCHYTNCSPGTNLPVQVKNISSAPSSISYNYVSGAIFDASYDIWLDPTPKKDGVNQMEIMIWLNRQGSIQPIGSPVGNTNLAGRTWEVWRGSNGQNNVISYVAPSAIPSMSFDVMDFINDTKNRGAITSDWYLTSIQAGFEPWQGGVGLAVNSFSQSVNTGGSTTPPTTTPPTTTPPSSPPPTTTPPTSSTCAVKYTPTNVWNNGFTAEVTITNTGSGTINGWTMNYNLPSGQTVTNAWNATVTQSGSAITAKNVSYNGTLSPGASTNFGYQATLNGAFSAPSSFTLNGVTCTKA; this is encoded by the coding sequence ATGAAGCGTCCACTGAGGGCCATCGCGGCCGCCGGCCTGCTGGCCGCCGGCTCGATCGTCGCCGTCGTTCTCGGCGGCAGCGCCTCCGCCGACACGCAGATCTGCGACCAGTACGGCTCGACCGTCATCGGCAACAAGTACGTCGTGCAGAACAACCGCTGGGGCACGACCGCCCAGCAGTGCATCAACGTCACCTCGACCGGCTTCTCGATCACCCGGGCGGACGGCTCGTCGCCGACCAACGGCGCACCCGTCTCCTACCCCTCGATCTTCGCGGGCTGCCACTACACCAACTGCTCGCCCGGCACCAACCTGCCGGTGCAGGTGAAGAACATCAGCAGCGCGCCGAGCAGCATCAGCTACAACTACGTCAGCGGCGCCATCTTCGACGCCTCGTACGACATCTGGCTCGACCCCACGCCCAAGAAGGACGGGGTGAACCAGATGGAGATCATGATCTGGCTCAACCGGCAGGGCTCGATCCAGCCGATCGGCTCCCCCGTCGGCAACACCAACCTGGCCGGCCGGACCTGGGAGGTCTGGCGGGGCAGCAACGGCCAGAACAACGTCATCTCGTACGTGGCGCCGTCGGCGATCCCCAGCATGAGCTTCGACGTCATGGACTTCATCAACGACACGAAGAACCGCGGCGCGATCACCAGCGACTGGTACCTGACCAGCATCCAGGCCGGCTTCGAGCCGTGGCAGGGCGGCGTCGGCCTCGCGGTGAACTCGTTCTCGCAGAGCGTGAACACCGGCGGCAGCACCACCCCGCCCACCACCACGCCGCCGACGACCACTCCGCCGTCCTCGCCGCCGCCGACCACGACCCCGCCGACCAGCTCGACCTGCGCGGTGAAGTACACCCCCACGAACGTCTGGAACAACGGCTTCACCGCCGAGGTGACCATCACCAACACCGGCTCCGGCACCATCAACGGCTGGACCATGAACTACAACCTGCCGTCCGGCCAGACCGTCACCAACGCGTGGAACGCCACCGTCACCCAGAGCGGCTCCGCGATCACCGCGAAGAACGTCAGCTACAACGGCACCCTGTCGCCGGGGGCGTCGACCAACTTCGGCTACCAGGCCACGCTCAACGGCGCCTTCTCCGCGCCCAGCAGCTTCACCCTCAACGGGGTCACCTGCACCAAGGCCTGA
- the clpS gene encoding ATP-dependent Clp protease adapter ClpS gives MAAPQVAPVETPDTDEVPVSDRPWVTIVWDDPVNLMTYVTWVFQKLFGYSKEKAEQLMLDVHHKGRAVVSSGARERMEHDASQLHAYGLWATVDRS, from the coding sequence ATGGCGGCTCCACAGGTTGCACCGGTCGAGACGCCGGACACCGACGAGGTGCCGGTCTCGGACCGGCCGTGGGTGACGATCGTCTGGGACGACCCGGTGAACCTCATGACGTACGTGACCTGGGTCTTCCAGAAGCTCTTCGGTTACAGCAAGGAGAAGGCGGAGCAGTTGATGCTCGACGTGCACCACAAGGGGCGGGCGGTGGTCTCCAGCGGCGCCCGGGAGCGGATGGAGCACGACGCGTCGCAGCTGCACGCGTACGGGCTGTGGGCCACGGTGGACCGGTCATGA
- a CDS encoding MoaD family protein, which produces MAIEVRIPTILRSYTGGAKVVEGAGDTLGDLLADLDSRHAGLRGRLVTDTGTLHRFVNVYVNDEDVRFLGALDAKLNDGDSVTILPAVAGGAFGFAAAAAISQHRAAAGQRAAVAAR; this is translated from the coding sequence ATGGCCATCGAGGTTCGCATCCCCACCATCCTGCGCAGCTACACCGGCGGCGCGAAGGTCGTCGAGGGCGCCGGGGACACCCTGGGCGACCTGCTCGCCGACCTGGACTCCCGGCACGCCGGCCTGCGCGGCCGGCTGGTCACCGACACCGGCACACTGCACCGCTTCGTCAACGTCTACGTCAACGACGAGGACGTCCGCTTCCTCGGCGCGCTCGACGCCAAGCTCAACGACGGCGACAGCGTGACCATCCTGCCGGCCGTGGCCGGCGGCGCGTTCGGTTTCGCGGCGGCAGCGGCGATCAGCCAGCACCGTGCGGCAGCCGGGCAGCGCGCGGCCGTCGCCGCCCGCTGA
- the ctaD gene encoding cytochrome c oxidase subunit I — protein sequence MTTVAPKPVVTRPWPVREPVKGSAIARLLRTTDAKQIGIMYMVTAFVFFMIGGLMALIMRAELARPGLQFLSPEQYNQLFTMHGTIMLLFFATPIVFAFANYVVPLQIGAPDVSFPRLNSFAYWLYLFGGTMATAGFIAPGGAADFGWTAYTPLSTAEHSPGVGANMWVVGLAISGLGTILGAVNMITTIMTLRAPGMTMFRMPIFTWNILVTSLLAILVFPLLAAALFALAADRLIGAHVYDPATGGPMLWQHLFWFFGHPEVYIIALPFFGIITEVIPVFSRKPVFGYKGLVAATISIAALSMSVWAHHMFATGQVLLPFFSFLSYLIAVPTGMKFFNWIGTMWRGQITFETPMLFAIGFLVTFLFGGLTGVLLASPPIDFHVHDSYFVVAHFHYVLFGTIVFAVFAGIYFWFPKMFGRMLDERLGKVHFWLTTIGFHTTFLVQHWLGNEGMPRRYADYLPSDGFTTLNTISTIGAFITGISTLPFIWNCWKSYKTGPVVEVDDPWGHGNSLEWATSCPPPLRNFDRMPRIRSERPAFDLKFPELAAGQSLAGPPEGGAKPLTSESNGGASYQEDTAGNLDQR from the coding sequence GTGACCACCGTCGCACCCAAGCCGGTCGTGACCCGGCCCTGGCCGGTCCGAGAGCCGGTCAAGGGGTCGGCCATCGCGCGGCTGCTGCGCACCACGGACGCGAAGCAGATCGGGATCATGTACATGGTCACCGCGTTCGTGTTCTTCATGATCGGTGGCCTGATGGCCCTGATCATGCGGGCCGAGCTGGCGCGGCCGGGCCTGCAGTTCCTGTCGCCCGAGCAGTACAACCAGCTCTTCACCATGCACGGCACGATCATGCTGCTGTTCTTCGCGACGCCGATTGTGTTCGCCTTCGCGAACTACGTGGTGCCGCTGCAGATCGGCGCGCCCGACGTGTCGTTCCCCCGGCTGAACTCCTTCGCCTACTGGCTGTACCTCTTCGGCGGCACCATGGCCACCGCCGGCTTCATCGCCCCCGGCGGCGCGGCCGACTTCGGCTGGACGGCGTACACGCCGCTGAGCACCGCCGAGCACTCGCCGGGCGTCGGCGCCAACATGTGGGTGGTCGGCCTGGCCATCTCCGGTCTGGGCACCATCCTCGGCGCGGTCAACATGATCACCACGATCATGACCCTGCGCGCCCCCGGCATGACCATGTTCCGGATGCCGATCTTCACCTGGAACATCCTGGTCACCAGCCTGCTGGCGATCCTGGTCTTCCCGCTGCTCGCCGCCGCGCTCTTCGCGCTCGCCGCGGACCGCCTGATCGGCGCCCACGTGTACGACCCCGCCACCGGCGGACCGATGCTGTGGCAGCACCTGTTCTGGTTCTTCGGGCACCCCGAGGTCTACATCATCGCGCTGCCGTTCTTCGGCATCATCACCGAGGTCATCCCGGTCTTCTCCCGGAAGCCGGTCTTCGGCTACAAGGGCCTCGTCGCCGCGACCATCTCCATCGCCGCGCTGTCGATGAGCGTCTGGGCGCACCACATGTTCGCCACCGGCCAGGTGCTGCTGCCGTTCTTCAGCTTCCTCAGCTATCTGATCGCCGTGCCGACCGGCATGAAGTTCTTCAACTGGATCGGCACCATGTGGCGGGGCCAGATCACCTTCGAGACGCCGATGCTCTTCGCCATCGGCTTCCTGGTGACCTTCCTCTTCGGTGGCCTCACCGGCGTGCTGCTCGCCAGCCCGCCGATCGACTTCCACGTGCACGACTCCTACTTCGTGGTGGCGCACTTCCACTACGTGCTCTTCGGCACGATCGTCTTCGCGGTCTTCGCCGGCATCTACTTCTGGTTCCCGAAGATGTTCGGCCGGATGCTCGACGAGCGGCTCGGCAAGGTGCACTTCTGGCTCACCACGATCGGCTTCCACACCACCTTCCTGGTGCAGCACTGGCTGGGCAACGAGGGCATGCCCCGCCGGTACGCCGACTACCTGCCCAGCGACGGCTTCACCACGCTGAACACCATCTCCACGATCGGTGCCTTCATCACCGGTATCTCGACCCTGCCGTTCATCTGGAACTGCTGGAAGTCGTACAAGACCGGTCCGGTGGTCGAGGTCGACGACCCGTGGGGTCACGGCAACTCGCTCGAGTGGGCCACCAGCTGCCCGCCGCCGCTGCGGAACTTCGACCGGATGCCGCGGATCCGCTCCGAGCGGCCCGCGTTCGACCTGAAGTTCCCGGAGCTGGCCGCCGGGCAGAGCCTGGCCGGCCCGCCGGAGGGCGGCGCCAAGCCGCTGACCAGCGAGTCCAACGGTGGCGCCAGCTACCAGGAGGACACCGCCGGCAACCTCGACCAGCGCTGA
- a CDS encoding PLP-dependent cysteine synthase family protein: MTRYDSLLDASGGTPLVGLPRLSPTVPDGAPPVRLWAKLEDRNPTGSIKDRAALFMVRAAEEAGRLRPGDTILEPTSGNTGISLAMVAKLRGYRLVCVMPENVSTERVQLLRMYGAEIIFSPAAGGSNQAVATAKQISAEHPDWVMLYQYGNDANARAHYETTGPELLHDLPTITHFVAGLGTTGTLMGTGRFLREKVDGIQIVAAEPRYGELVYGLRNIDEGYVPELYDATVLSRRFSVGTRDAVLRTRQLVEVEGIFAGFSTGAILHAALAVAHEAVRDGRRADVAFVVCDGGWKYLSTGAYGGTLADAEEALEGQLWA, encoded by the coding sequence GTGACGCGGTACGACAGCCTGCTCGACGCCTCCGGCGGCACGCCCCTGGTGGGGCTGCCCCGGCTCTCGCCGACGGTGCCCGACGGGGCGCCGCCGGTGCGGCTGTGGGCGAAACTGGAGGATCGGAACCCGACCGGCAGCATCAAGGACCGGGCGGCCCTGTTCATGGTGCGCGCGGCGGAGGAGGCCGGCCGGCTCCGCCCGGGTGACACCATCCTGGAGCCGACCAGCGGCAACACCGGCATCTCCCTGGCGATGGTGGCCAAGCTGCGCGGCTACCGCCTGGTCTGCGTGATGCCGGAGAACGTCTCCACCGAGCGGGTCCAGCTGCTCCGGATGTACGGCGCGGAGATCATCTTCTCGCCGGCCGCCGGCGGCTCCAACCAGGCCGTCGCCACCGCGAAGCAGATCTCCGCCGAGCACCCCGACTGGGTGATGCTCTACCAGTACGGCAACGACGCGAACGCCCGGGCGCACTACGAGACGACCGGGCCGGAGCTGCTGCACGACCTGCCCACGATCACCCACTTCGTGGCCGGACTGGGCACCACCGGCACCCTGATGGGCACCGGCCGCTTCCTGCGGGAGAAGGTCGACGGGATCCAGATCGTCGCCGCCGAGCCGCGCTACGGCGAGCTGGTCTACGGGCTGCGCAACATCGACGAGGGATACGTCCCGGAGCTCTACGACGCCACGGTGCTCTCCCGGCGCTTCTCGGTGGGCACCCGGGACGCGGTGCTGCGTACCCGGCAGCTCGTCGAGGTGGAGGGCATCTTCGCCGGGTTCTCCACCGGGGCGATCCTGCACGCCGCGCTGGCGGTGGCGCACGAGGCGGTGCGGGACGGTCGCCGGGCCGACGTCGCGTTCGTGGTCTGCGACGGCGGCTGGAAATACCTCTCCACCGGCGCGTACGGCGGCACCCTCGCGGACGCCGAGGAAGCCCTGGAAGGGCAGCTCTGGGCCTGA
- a CDS encoding nicotinate phosphoribosyltransferase, whose amino-acid sequence MSTLRPALLTDHYELTMVSAALRDGTADRRCVFEVFSRRLPAGRRYGVVAGTGRLVDMIRDFRFDAEEVEFLRRTGVVDAAAAEWLTNYRFTGDIEGYAEGELFFPGSPILTVSGGFAECVVLETLALSVLNHDCAVAAAAARMVTAARGRALIEMGSRRAHEEAAVAAARAAYLAGFRFTSNLAAGQRYGIPTAGTAAHAFTLLHDDEKTAFASQVATLGKDTTLLVDTYDISQGIRNAIEVAGPELRAVRIDSGDLAVIAQQSRELLDSLGATETKIIVSGDLDEYAIASLAAEPVDMYGAGTAVVTGSGAPTAGLVYKLVEVEGRPVVKRSEHKATIGGRKVAVRRHKPTGTATEEVIVPQGVPDRQPNDRLLQRSFVVDGEPVELPTLDESREHLRECLISIPWEGLKLSGGDPAVPVTVVPAS is encoded by the coding sequence GTGAGCACCCTTCGCCCCGCGCTGCTGACCGACCACTACGAGCTGACCATGGTCAGTGCCGCCCTGCGGGACGGCACCGCCGACCGGCGCTGCGTCTTCGAGGTGTTCAGCCGGCGGCTGCCCGCCGGCCGCCGCTACGGCGTGGTCGCCGGCACCGGGCGGCTGGTCGACATGATCCGCGACTTCCGGTTCGACGCCGAGGAGGTCGAGTTCCTGCGCCGTACCGGGGTGGTCGACGCCGCGGCCGCCGAGTGGCTGACCAACTACCGCTTCACCGGCGACATCGAGGGGTACGCCGAGGGTGAGCTCTTCTTCCCCGGCTCCCCGATCCTCACCGTCTCCGGCGGCTTCGCCGAGTGCGTGGTGCTGGAGACGCTGGCCCTGTCGGTGCTCAACCACGACTGCGCGGTCGCCGCGGCGGCCGCCCGGATGGTGACCGCGGCCCGCGGGCGGGCCCTGATCGAGATGGGTTCCCGGCGGGCCCACGAGGAGGCCGCGGTGGCCGCCGCCCGGGCGGCCTACCTGGCCGGGTTCCGGTTCACCTCCAACCTGGCCGCCGGGCAGCGCTACGGCATCCCCACCGCCGGCACGGCCGCGCACGCGTTCACCCTGCTGCACGACGACGAGAAGACGGCGTTCGCCTCGCAGGTCGCCACCCTCGGCAAGGACACCACCCTGCTGGTCGACACGTACGACATCAGCCAGGGCATCCGCAACGCCATCGAGGTGGCCGGGCCGGAGCTGCGGGCGGTCCGGATCGACTCCGGCGACCTGGCGGTCATCGCCCAGCAGTCCCGGGAGCTGCTCGACTCGCTGGGCGCCACCGAGACGAAGATCATCGTCTCCGGCGACCTCGACGAGTACGCCATCGCCTCGCTCGCCGCCGAGCCGGTGGACATGTACGGCGCCGGCACCGCCGTGGTCACCGGCTCGGGCGCCCCCACCGCCGGCCTGGTCTACAAGCTGGTCGAGGTCGAGGGGCGGCCGGTGGTCAAGCGCTCCGAGCACAAGGCCACCATCGGCGGCCGGAAGGTGGCGGTCCGCCGGCACAAGCCGACCGGCACCGCGACCGAGGAGGTCATCGTGCCGCAGGGCGTACCGGACCGGCAGCCCAACGACCGCCTGCTCCAGCGCTCGTTCGTCGTCGACGGCGAGCCGGTGGAGCTGCCGACCCTGGACGAGTCCCGGGAGCACCTGCGGGAGTGCCTGATCTCCATCCCGTGGGAGGGCCTGAAGCTCTCCGGTGGTGACCCGGCCGTCCCGGTGACCGTCGTACCCGCGAGCTGA
- a CDS encoding helix-turn-helix transcriptional regulator translates to MPGMAILYPWLEQARGAVLAVGGDLPAPAKHLGALADRLRADGLAGHEVLVLLDLVRLDQASAPVGPTCTDGTRRTVAQRLTELSEQVDGVLPPLLARYARAAAAGSATELLAAADGFTARELTVYAAEATALALHRLTRARSAASGAARERLAVLLGAADGISTPALRLLQPALTDREWQVARLAADGVTSRAIAERLFLSSRTVENHLQRVYSKLGVAGRAELRAALRSMPGHDGGDPA, encoded by the coding sequence ATGCCCGGGATGGCGATCCTCTATCCCTGGTTGGAGCAGGCGCGGGGCGCGGTCCTCGCCGTCGGGGGCGACCTGCCGGCGCCTGCCAAGCACCTCGGCGCCCTCGCCGACCGGCTGCGCGCCGACGGGCTCGCCGGCCACGAGGTGCTGGTCCTGCTCGACCTGGTCCGGCTCGACCAGGCCAGCGCGCCGGTCGGGCCGACCTGCACCGACGGCACCCGACGTACGGTGGCGCAGCGGTTGACCGAACTCTCCGAGCAGGTGGACGGGGTGCTGCCCCCGCTGCTCGCCCGGTACGCCCGGGCCGCCGCGGCCGGCTCCGCCACCGAACTGCTCGCGGCCGCCGACGGGTTCACCGCCCGGGAGCTGACCGTGTACGCCGCCGAGGCCACCGCGCTGGCGCTGCACCGGCTGACCCGGGCCCGCTCCGCCGCCTCGGGTGCCGCGCGGGAACGCCTCGCCGTCCTGCTCGGCGCGGCGGACGGCATCTCCACCCCGGCGCTGCGTCTGCTGCAGCCGGCGCTCACCGACCGGGAGTGGCAGGTGGCCCGGCTCGCCGCCGACGGGGTGACCAGCCGGGCGATCGCGGAACGGCTCTTCCTGTCCAGCCGCACCGTGGAGAACCACCTGCAACGGGTCTACAGCAAGCTCGGCGTGGCGGGGCGGGCCGAACTGCGGGCCGCCCTGCGGTCGATGCCGGGCCACGACGGCGGGGATCCGGCCTGA
- a CDS encoding MFS transporter — MAPEVRTVMNMKPYREALALPGLRSLLLVSVLARIPLTAAGVVLTFHVVLDLGRGYGAAGLVGAASTVGAALGSPLLGRLVDRRGLRPVLALTTVAEGVFWFSAPTLSYPVLLPAAFLAGLLALPVFSVVRQSVAALVPAERRRPAYALDSMSVELSFMVGPALAVALATAVSPRTTLWAVGAGMVAAGVGFWLLDPPIRSAGEPVGPQRRVPRREWLTPRLLAVLAVSLAATLVLGGTDVAVVAVLRASGEVGWTGVVLAMWAVASLVGGFAYGAVSRSFSPLVLVAALSLCTIPVGLGGAHWWLLCLTLVPAGALCAPSIAATSDAVSRLAPAGVRGEAMGLHGSAVTVGIAVGAPLAGAVIDASLPLWGFVVTGAIGALVTLAVLPVELRHRRSAPPTDAPAPDLTPAPASL, encoded by the coding sequence ATGGCGCCGGAGGTACGGACCGTCATGAACATGAAGCCTTACCGGGAGGCGCTCGCCCTGCCCGGTCTCCGGTCGTTGCTGCTGGTGTCGGTGCTGGCGCGCATCCCGTTGACCGCGGCCGGGGTGGTGCTCACCTTCCACGTGGTCCTCGACCTCGGCCGGGGCTACGGCGCGGCCGGCCTGGTCGGGGCCGCGTCGACGGTCGGCGCGGCGCTGGGCTCCCCGCTGCTCGGGCGGCTGGTGGACCGGCGAGGGCTGCGACCGGTGCTGGCCCTGACCACCGTCGCCGAGGGTGTCTTCTGGTTCAGCGCCCCGACGCTCTCCTACCCGGTGCTGCTGCCGGCGGCCTTCCTCGCCGGGCTGCTCGCCCTGCCGGTCTTCTCGGTGGTCCGCCAGTCGGTGGCCGCGCTGGTCCCGGCCGAGCGGCGTCGCCCGGCGTACGCGCTGGACTCGATGTCGGTGGAGCTGTCGTTCATGGTGGGCCCGGCGCTGGCCGTGGCGCTCGCCACCGCCGTCTCCCCGCGTACCACGCTCTGGGCGGTCGGCGCCGGGATGGTCGCCGCCGGGGTGGGCTTCTGGCTGCTCGACCCGCCCATCCGCAGCGCCGGCGAGCCGGTCGGCCCGCAGCGGAGGGTGCCCCGCCGCGAGTGGTTGACGCCACGGCTGCTCGCCGTGCTGGCGGTCAGCCTGGCGGCCACCCTGGTGCTCGGCGGCACCGACGTGGCGGTGGTCGCCGTGCTGCGGGCCAGCGGCGAGGTCGGCTGGACCGGCGTCGTACTGGCCATGTGGGCGGTCGCGTCGCTGGTCGGCGGCTTCGCGTACGGAGCCGTCAGCCGCTCCTTCTCCCCGCTGGTGCTGGTGGCCGCGTTGAGCCTCTGCACCATCCCGGTGGGGCTGGGCGGGGCGCACTGGTGGCTGCTCTGCCTGACGCTCGTACCGGCTGGCGCGCTCTGCGCCCCGAGCATCGCCGCCACCTCCGACGCGGTGAGCCGGCTCGCCCCGGCCGGCGTACGCGGTGAGGCGATGGGGCTGCACGGCTCGGCGGTGACCGTCGGCATCGCGGTGGGCGCCCCGCTCGCCGGGGCGGTGATCGACGCCTCGCTGCCGCTCTGGGGGTTCGTGGTGACCGGGGCGATCGGCGCGCTGGTCACCCTGGCGGTGCTCCCCGTCGAGCTGCGCCACCGCCGGTCCGCGCCGCCCACCGACGCACCCGCCCCGGACCTGACCCCCGCCCCGGCCTCACTCTGA